The nucleotide window ctcattcccacaaaagcgAGTTTTCaacctttattgagcatacaaatatatatctttacactaaatgctcatttttcgtttgtTGTGTGagtagccgcttggttcttacaactctcgAACTTGCCACGATAATGCATTCCCGGTCCGCACCAACtaaaacccgagtaagtaaatgatggaggaattaggactaacccctttttctttcaacaccattattttcattttctttaccatctacccaaaatccccctagttaacccctttgagcctaaacattttcatttcttaacccaaaaacaaaaacccttttacccaccaaaaccctttttcattttaaaccctttattttagtaacaaagctcggttttcttgtgacatcTTCCttaaaaaatgatgatgaagttggaaataaacaaacaaagctcatCAAAAGGaaggcttgtttgaataaatgcttcattaaaataaaaagtcacaaaaacaaaatgttttacgaaaaccgacgctttttatgcATTTcgccttttctactaaccactaacccaaccacccacctttagcccaagcctagcccttcacccaaaaagtcctcttgatatttacaaaggtatattgttaaaaaggaggaggattgattgcttggcaagcttatggtaggagtaagttccatgccgctctcgggTGATTCACTAAAactacaccttcggccgagtgttgagtgatcccccgtgaggtatgtgaacttttatataaatcaaattttaaaaaggcatgttataccctaataaataatttatcttatgaaacgtttttaataaatcgtgacgaataggattgtaaatagatgaaaataaaacttagttaagatcttggaaatcccgacactctatgacaagcccaaaagccttctcttctacccattccatttgggagtgaaaaagccacattataaagagttttgcttgaggataagcaaggattcaagtgtgggggtatttgatgtgcacaaaatgcaacatataaattacatcaaatgtggcataaaactaacccttttttagttctaacgttggaaaaagtatgcttttgtcttccttttgtattttaaggattaaatgagctcaaatgaacaaaagaagcaaaaagacagctaaatctaacataaatacaagaaaaggaacaaacatgtgatgcccgaccccccgacagcatcttcccaagcaaaaacaagaaagtagaagactgaacacgccccgtgctcagtgagcacgggggcatgcccaagtgtcagcagaaaagacaaagttgtagaagccatgctcagtggacacggggccgtgatTCGCAAAATCCAGgtgaatcttgatagtacagatatgcttctgcacacggggttgTGCTCAGTAGACACAAGGGCGTGGTCAACtaactgcaggcgcatttattgcaattacaattaatgaagagagagacagttggacacggggccgtgcccagtggacaggggccatgcccgagcttctgttcagcctataagtaggagtgcttggagctcttgcaactcatcccttggcacaccacctctcacacacttcacccaccacccaccaccatcacaagaccatcatccaccaccataatccattatccatcatagagtgtgtgagtcgtctcgggatccaagattgatcgtaagagttcttgacaatcaaaggccatgtttgcctaagtctcttacatcacttggtgaagacaagtgtttagtgtaatactttttatttttaatcttttgcactttttaattggttttgtattaatgactttactTACTAgcttcttatgttgaaggtgattcttccttgtcgtttgtccgtggtgtcttggcattattttactgtctatataaaataaaagattttcaccattcatatctccacggtctatatggaggtatgttggctacctggtcgggggttaagggaatgttttggtaagagtcttgccattgttcagtgtatatatcctgcaaaggacctgggtcaaatttagtaggacctccttcaatacccaccggtattggatggcgggggtccaaactctttgatcccctcataagttaaactactattaaaactttaacccaactatttaggactgtatccctgctgactcagactacttagctgagggtaacgtcgccttcaaaagaggggcctaccacattatgcattaataacttaattaattatctttcaataatccgaccctttaggtttgtatccttgctgactcaaactaatgggttgagggtaacattgccttcaaaagaggggcctactacaataactaagataatctctgaaacaagtgcaaaagtgcgaaaataatcaaaggttacactacacacgagtcagatccaagtgattcatcttgtctatctgttttacttttattttttactttcggcattttagttagttttatttttgttgttcaaaaacctttttctaacattttgatttgattagacgttgaggataaactggtactaaaagctcttgtgtccttggacaaccttggtatcttaccaacattatactacgtccacgatgggtgcacttgcccatatgtgtgtttagtgttagtgaatatcgtgtttataaatttaaaactttgctaaaaagtgtaaaaagggcttaaaatatacacctaatatatataacacttcacacgcatcacaCTTCACCTAGTATTCTTTTATTAGAAGGTGTCATCTTCAGTCTTGAAATCAAAGTATGGTGACCTATATTAGACCCTGTGATAATTTTTGCTCCATTCACAACTTTTCCGAGCTTCCTGACTTGTAAACATGTATCATTACACAATCCATTTGCCTGATCAATATTTCTGAGTAACATCACCGGAGCACCAAGTTTCAGTACTAATTTATGGTTAGGTAAACCAGATAACGAAGATTGTTTAACACATCAGGAGGAAACAATGCCATATTAAGCTCTGATTCTTCCTCCGATTGGCATAAACTATCTAAACTAAAATAAACCTTTTCTTTACCGGGCAGACTCTCTAACAACTCTTTATTTATTGAATCCACTACTTCATTAGTTGGACCAAGAATCGCTCTTTGTTGGAAATACGTTAAATCCCACAAAAACTTATTCATGCCTGGATATATAAATGAAATGAGAGAAGAAATAGGATTGACTTGGTCATGAATAAGTAAATCATCTGGAATTTCAATATCAATCTCACCATCATTTCCTTCACCTAGTAGACCATCACCAAGCTTTAAAATCCTTTCTCCAACTTCCTTTATTTCTTTCAAATCTGCTTCATGACAACCAACTCTTAATCCCATAATCTCAGTTAGCTTTAGTACTTGATAGTGCCGCCATATATAAGAAGAATTCAAATAAGCATTGACTATCATTGTTATGGTACCTTTAGGGATGACCGGAAGAATTTGTCTAAAATCACCACCAAATAGAATGACCTTTCCCCCAAACGGCTTGGATTGCATGTTCGGTTGACTGGAACATGATATGTCTCTCATTGTTCTATCAAGAGCCTCGAAACAATGCTTGTGAGTCATAGGTGCTTCATCCCAAATAATCAATGTTGCTCTTTTAATTAAATCACCTAACTCAGTATTAGGCTCTATCGAACATACTGAATTCTCAATAATGTTGATTGGAATTACAAACCTTGAATGAGCAGTTCTACCACCATCCAACAAAAGTGAAGCAATTCCACAGGATGCAACATTCGATACAACTTCACCTTTTGATCGTAATGAAGTTGAGAATGTCTTCCAAAGAAACGTCTTTCCAGTTCCACCATAACCATATACAGAAAACACACTTCCATCACCTTTTAAAATCGCTTCCATAACAATTTTATATATCCTTTCCTGTTCGGCAGTTAAATACTTTACATAACCATCATGTTCCCTTTGAAGAGCTAGCTTGTCATACGATAATTCTTTCATTATCAATCAATTGTTCTACGATGAAACATAATTGTCCGGAACACTTGGCATAAAAATTTCTCACTGTACTTCCATTGGTAAGTAGCAACTTTTCAATTTTCAGATAGACAGATATTTTCAAGTTCTTCTTGTTGAAGATCCAATCTAAAACAAATGTTGAAAAAGTATTAGTTTTTTCCCAATAATAGAGCTATTGCATAATTTTAATGTAGTTGTATATAACTCTAATAAAATTGTTGGcgcactgaatgtctgttaactacgtcttaatcgggtcttaggtctagataggctAGATAAAGGTTGGAAAACAAGAAAATGGTATTTacatgttattccgcttgaaatgacatgtttgtcatttcaagcgaaatcatttgcTTGTTATTCCGCTCGAAACTCATTTTGATGATTCCGCTTggacagttcaagcgaaatcagatttcgCTTGGGATTGTCATGttagttcaagcggaatcaggtagGCTATAAATAGGTGATGTGTGATTTCGTTTGTAACGGTTCGAGCGGAACCAGGTCATTATTatagagtcgaggtgctgccaaaaTCTTGTCAGAAATACGTGTAAAGGCTCACAAAAGCTGTAATAGAAAGAAAGTTAAAGAGAACAAGTTGTTGTGACTTTGTTTACTTTCATTCCGCCTTAGTAAATGAAGATGAACTGCTCTAGTTGACTATTTAGGGTCATGgcacgatccaacaagtggtatcagagccaaggacgaggagttcataccactACAGCTTGAAATCATTAGATTATCACTCTTCTACCCTTtcttttcagaaaatacaaaaacagtaaaaaattcaaaaatacaaaaacatgagaaaatttcaaaaatccaaaaacaatagaaaactgaaaaagagtttgtgtgaaaaagggaaaatgatagtataTCGGCTTAACAGTTACTGTACGCTGAAGATTTGTAAAGCataaagcgttaaacagtctcactaatgatgtgtcgataggattttacacatttagtatgtttgttcgggatataaatataaaatctttacttgcttatttcgtggggaacactacttggatatataggtaacccctgaaatctcgtttgaaaggttcctctttctgaaatactaggtctttatactcagtgatttctggggtattattccgggacttctgctgaatggaagttctaaccttgtcctcgaataatactttccgcattgcttgaaacatagcacaacCCTCAGCAcaaatgattaaacaataaaattgataatcattgctatTGTAAAAAAgttcctctaaaggggacacaccgaaaagtcgaagccgtcatctctctgctgaacggaagttctgacctgagctctcacggtttcgcatctaaccccttacagatatcgtctgtggtatattcacatgtaagactgaatattgggatctggatacgggagtatattcaagaggtgggacacatgaatgagtttaagttcttaattcaCCTGATTCGTATCCagaacagattgaaaattgtgtgagaatttaagtggatcagtatatcgacaatctacgtgaattgtttaattctgagtatgaaattaaagcttaacggtactagtaacttGTTTAATacctgatatgattccctaacacgctcaccaaaaatatatctgtaaatagtttacattCTGCATTTAAGTTTATGTATTTCATTgttagtttagaaactttattaaaaatccaaaaagattttcgtttctgctttattttccgacaaaccaaagtagaaagttgattgtctgattctcaatgttgaagcagatgcaggaagtttctggactggaggatgaggagagcttatcttgataAAATCTTATTgataaaaagtcaaaaacaagttcattaacttgaaatttgttatttttctgaaaatgtttgaaaattcttGATCAAAAATCAGTTTGATTTGTCTGAAATCAACCAAGGTCAATAAGTTGGGCTTTGTAGATTAAttaagtaatcagggtcattaatttggacctcaatacttgagtggatttctaaaactgatagataatgtgatttattgttgaacatcaatagattgtaatgttatatgtttgagaaacaggttgTGGATTTCAAAATCCCACGGCAtcaaaaagtcaaagtttgaaccagaattcaagtcccagcatatcgagagggggagtctgtgaaaagGGGAGTCAgattctggatcaacagtcaaaggggagattgGAAGATTAAAGATAGAGTCAGAATGAGATCGTGAACCTGTGAAGAGAGAGTGTTTACAATGACAAGACAATTTGGaaagagacaaagactgaagactcgacaccgaagacttcgtcaacatccaagggggagtctgttggtgcattgaatgtctgttaactacgtcttaatcaggtcttaggtctagataggttagataaAGGTTGGAAAAAAAGAAAACGGTATTTacatgttattccgcttgaaatgacatgtttgtcatttcaagcgaaatcatttgcTTGTTATTCCGCTCGAAACTCATTTTGGTGATTCCGCATGGACAGTTCAAGAGAAATCAGATTTCGCTTGGGATTGTCATGTTAGTTCAAGTGGAATCAGGTAGGCTATAAATAGTTGAtgtgtgatttcatttgtaacggttcgaGCGGAATAAGGTCATTGTTATAGAGTCGAGGTGCGGCCATAATCTTGTCAGAAATACGTGTAAAGGCTCACAAAAGCTGTAATAGAAAGAAAGTTAAAGAGAACAAGCTGTTGTgactttgtttactttgattccgccttagtaAATGAAGATGAACTGCTCTACTTGACTATTTAGGGTCACGGCACGATCCAACAAAAATAATCACATTACCTGCAATACCAGTTATCTTTCGTTGCTGATACAGAATGTCTTCACATAACAAGGACTTCGTTTCCGACCAAAAAACACCAGGACGAGATATCGAATTTGACAGCAACAACATTACAAAAAAGTCCTCAAGAAATCTCCGGTTAACCATGTGCTAGCTTCTTTGACAGCATTAACATATTCTTTATCATCATCCAACAGCCCCCGTGCAAAACATGCATCTTTAAATGTTTGAAATACATGCCCATAAACTGTTTTTATATCTTCAAAACAGGTTGGTCCCTTAATATGATTTGGTAAAATCCTTAGGTAATAACAATCACTAAGTGATGGTGGGACATAATGTGTCCTCCCAATTGATCCATACGGATGCTTTCTTCAATTCCATTTGCGATTTTTAGCATTCCATACATAATATCCCGGAAACTGAACATACCTCAATGTCCTGGCAAATTCATCGACTTTATTACAATTCATCCACTCTGTAAACATTGTCATTTTCACAGTTGGATCAGTAATAATATCACACAAATTATCATGATCGTTATACACAATACCCTGACCATCTTCACAATGAAAAGGTAATACTTCAACAGCAAGATAT belongs to Helianthus annuus cultivar XRQ/B chromosome 5, HanXRQr2.0-SUNRISE, whole genome shotgun sequence and includes:
- the LOC110943537 gene encoding ATP-dependent DNA helicase PIF2-like — encoded protein: MKELSYDKLALQREHDGYVKYLTAEQERIYKIVMEAILKGDGSVFSVYGYGGTGKTFLWKTFSTSLRSKGEVVSNVASCGIASLLLDGGRTAHSRFVIPINIIENSVCSIEPNTELGDLIKRATLIIWDEAPMTHKHCFEALDRTMRDISCSSQPNMQSKPFGGKVILFGGDFRQILPVIPKGTITMIVNAYLNSSYIWRHYQVLKLTEIMGLRVGCHEADLKEIKEVGERILKLGDGLLGEGNDGEIDIEIPDDLLIHDQVNPISSLISFIYPGMNKFLWDLTYFQQRAILGPTNEVVDSINKELLESLPGKEKVYFSLDSLCQSEEESELNMALFPPDVLNNLRYLVYLTIN